The sequence below is a genomic window from Dyadobacter chenwenxiniae.
GGATAAGAATTGAAGTTTTTAATATTTACTAACCCGCAAAAGTGTAAACCAAAACGGAACCACGTCAATACATGGTCAACCGAGATTTAAAGAATTTCTTTAATAGCAGGGTTATGCGATCAGGTTGAGCTGGATGTACTTTTGTTTATTTTGATAGCCTTAGACCAAAATCATAACGCTTGTCAACAATTCGTCTTAGAATACCAATTTGCCCGCAGTGATACATAGTGTGTTTAATATTCCAGTCAATTGCTTCAAATTTTGTTGTTGCGATCGGATGGAGTGTAGGCGTGGGTTCCAATGGACTGTGGAGTTCTGAATCGGATAGCGCAGCAAGAACGTCCATCGACTTTTCTTGCACAATTTTCAGATCCTGCAATAATTTCAATGAGTCTGTTTTTCCTACGGAGAGTATCGGTGCTGATACAGTAAACATGTCACTGTAGTCTTTGATTGGAAGTTTTTGCAGAATATCCATCTGATGCCCCTTAATT
It includes:
- a CDS encoding DinB family protein, with the protein product MTEKEILISQTSNAYDWTNKLIETIPLEKWEIIPDTVESSINWQVGHLIISHYFHSIMVIKGHQMDILQKLPIKDYSDMFTVSAPILSVGKTDSLKLLQDLKIVQEKSMDVLAALSDSELHSPLEPTPTLHPIATTKFEAIDWNIKHTMYHCGQIGILRRIVDKRYDFGLRLSK